The following are encoded together in the Acinetobacter radioresistens DSM 6976 = NBRC 102413 = CIP 103788 genome:
- the dusB gene encoding tRNA dihydrouridine synthase DusB, which translates to MAGVTDRPFRTLCKYFGAGHAVSEMMTADKTLRMSKKSLYRANFDGELAPISAQIAGSDPEQLAEAARYQIANGAQIIDINMGCPAKKVCNKLAGSALLQDEELVARILDTVVAAVDVPVTLKTRLGYLNGQENILRVAKRAEEAGVAALALHGRTREDMYLNHARYDLIREVKKIIHIPVIANGDIDSPEKAKFVLEHTGADAIMIGRAAQGRPWIFREIAHYLNTGEYLKAPDIEEVKHVLLGHLSELYEFYGEYSGCRIARKHIAWYTKGLYASNEFRQKMYQVESTLEQAKVVEAYFNQLLAQGRLMSDVQQETVNLLDP; encoded by the coding sequence ATGGCAGGGGTGACAGATCGACCATTTAGAACCTTATGTAAATACTTTGGTGCAGGCCATGCTGTTAGCGAAATGATGACAGCTGATAAGACACTGAGGATGAGTAAAAAGAGTTTATATCGGGCTAATTTTGATGGTGAATTAGCTCCAATTTCTGCCCAGATAGCAGGATCTGATCCAGAACAACTGGCTGAAGCAGCACGTTATCAGATTGCTAATGGTGCTCAGATTATTGATATTAATATGGGATGTCCGGCAAAAAAAGTTTGTAATAAACTTGCAGGCTCTGCTTTATTACAGGATGAAGAACTGGTTGCGCGTATTTTAGATACCGTAGTTGCCGCAGTTGATGTGCCAGTTACCCTTAAAACTCGTTTGGGGTATTTAAATGGTCAAGAAAATATTCTGCGTGTGGCGAAGCGGGCAGAAGAGGCTGGTGTTGCGGCACTGGCTTTACACGGTCGGACTCGTGAAGACATGTATTTAAATCATGCACGTTATGATTTGATTCGTGAAGTTAAAAAAATTATTCATATCCCAGTAATTGCTAATGGCGATATCGATAGTCCTGAAAAAGCCAAATTTGTATTGGAACATACAGGCGCCGATGCGATCATGATTGGGCGTGCAGCACAGGGGCGTCCATGGATATTTCGAGAAATTGCCCATTATTTAAATACTGGAGAATACCTAAAAGCCCCTGATATTGAAGAGGTAAAACATGTATTACTTGGGCATTTAAGTGAGCTCTATGAATTTTATGGGGAGTATTCTGGCTGCCGTATCGCCCGTAAACATATAGCTTGGTATACCAAGGGCTTATATGCCAGCAATGAGTTTCGTCAGAAAATGTATCAAGTAGAAAGTACGTTAGAGCAGGCAAAAGTAGTAGAAGCTTATTTTAACCAGTTATTGGCCCAAGGACGTTTAATGAGTGATGTACAGCAAGAAACTGTTAACCTGCTTGATCCTTAA
- a CDS encoding TIGR03915 family putative DNA repair protein: protein MAQYVFDGSMTGLLSCVFRAFQFKEFSVKISIKGRFQSGLFDEVIHVSANDEHAQRVWNALKIKVEYTSLKNFYYTFLSEQEQAFQQLFEFCIYVFQSALPVDYNYGHAAVLGLSQWTKQVGREKHRMEAFVRFKKAKNGLFIALVRPDFNVLPLIERHFKDRYQDQSWLIYDEKRNYGIYYDLKQVHQVHMQVEQVDQTLHTGFSQKFTVELDDDELLYDQLWKDYFCAINIEARRNIKLHIQYVPKRYWRYMNEKILSEDSFLQKR from the coding sequence GTGGCCCAGTATGTTTTTGATGGCAGTATGACCGGACTGCTAAGCTGTGTTTTCCGGGCTTTTCAATTTAAAGAGTTTTCAGTAAAAATTAGTATAAAAGGGCGCTTCCAGTCGGGACTGTTTGATGAGGTGATTCATGTAAGTGCAAATGATGAACATGCACAACGTGTATGGAATGCTTTAAAAATTAAAGTTGAATATACGAGCCTGAAAAATTTTTATTACACTTTTTTATCTGAACAGGAACAGGCATTTCAGCAGCTCTTTGAATTTTGTATATATGTATTTCAGTCTGCTTTACCCGTAGACTACAACTATGGTCATGCTGCGGTATTGGGTCTTTCCCAATGGACCAAGCAGGTAGGGCGTGAGAAGCACCGCATGGAAGCTTTTGTCCGTTTCAAAAAAGCCAAGAATGGTCTTTTCATTGCGCTGGTACGGCCAGACTTTAATGTATTGCCTCTTATTGAACGGCATTTTAAGGACCGTTATCAGGACCAGTCTTGGCTGATTTATGATGAGAAAAGGAATTATGGAATTTACTATGATTTAAAACAGGTCCATCAGGTGCATATGCAGGTAGAACAAGTGGACCAGACATTACATACTGGGTTTAGTCAGAAATTTACAGTGGAACTGGATGATGATGAATTGCTTTATGACCAGCTCTGGAAAGACTATTTTTGTGCTATTAATATTGAAGCTCGACGTAATATAAAACTGCATATACAGTATGTCCCTAAACGTTATTGGCGTTATATGAATGAGAAAATATTGTCCGAAGACTCATTTTTGCAAAAGAGATGA
- a CDS encoding IS256 family transposase: MKDEAMLALAKEFAKNLKTEADLNNFSKALKKLTVETALNAELTEHLGYEKNSPRIGKNTRNGYTTKRLFTDDGEFELDTPRDRDGTFEPQLIKKSQTRITQMDSQILSLYAKGMTTRDIVATFKEMYDADVSPTLISKVTDAVKEQVIEWQNRPLDALYPIVYMDCIVVKVRQDSTIINKAVYLALGVNTDGQKDLLGMWMSENEGSKFWLSVLTELKNRGLKDILIACVDGLKGFPDAINTIYPDTHIQLCIIHMVRNNLKYVSWKDYKAVTADLKKIYQAVTEDAALQALDEFGQKWDEKYPQISKSWLANWSNLNTFFAYSMDIRKAIYTTNAIESLNSVIRHATKKRKIFPTDDSVKKVVYLAIMAASKKWTMPIQNWKAAMNRFSIMFEERVTKYF; this comes from the coding sequence ATGAAAGATGAAGCAATGCTGGCATTGGCAAAAGAATTTGCTAAGAACTTAAAAACAGAAGCTGACCTGAATAATTTCAGTAAAGCTTTAAAGAAACTCACCGTTGAAACTGCACTCAATGCTGAACTGACTGAACATTTAGGCTATGAGAAGAATAGCCCTCGTATAGGCAAAAATACACGTAATGGCTATACAACTAAACGGCTATTTACTGATGATGGTGAATTTGAACTAGACACGCCTAGAGATCGTGATGGCACTTTTGAGCCCCAGTTGATCAAGAAGAGTCAAACCCGTATCACACAAATGGATAGCCAAATCCTATCCCTATACGCCAAAGGCATGACGACACGAGATATTGTTGCCACATTCAAGGAAATGTACGATGCGGACGTCTCCCCAACGCTTATTTCCAAAGTGACGGATGCAGTTAAAGAACAAGTAATAGAATGGCAAAATAGACCATTGGATGCCCTTTATCCTATTGTCTATATGGATTGTATCGTCGTGAAAGTGCGTCAAGATAGTACGATTATTAACAAAGCGGTATATCTGGCATTAGGTGTCAATACAGACGGACAGAAAGACCTATTAGGTATGTGGATGTCAGAAAACGAGGGTTCTAAATTTTGGCTCTCAGTGCTTACAGAACTGAAAAATCGTGGTTTAAAGGATATTCTGATTGCCTGCGTAGATGGATTGAAAGGGTTTCCTGATGCGATTAATACAATTTACCCTGATACGCATATTCAGTTGTGTATCATTCACATGGTACGCAACAATCTTAAATATGTGAGTTGGAAAGACTACAAAGCTGTCACAGCCGATTTAAAAAAGATATATCAAGCTGTTACAGAAGACGCAGCCTTACAGGCTTTAGATGAATTTGGACAAAAATGGGATGAGAAGTATCCTCAAATCAGCAAGTCATGGCTTGCCAACTGGTCGAATCTAAACACGTTTTTCGCTTACTCTATGGATATTCGCAAAGCGATTTACACGACCAATGCGATTGAATCATTGAACAGCGTTATCCGCCATGCAACCAAGAAAAGAAAAATCTTCCCAACTGATGATTCCGTGAAAAAGGTGGTATATTTAGCAATTATGGCAGCAAGCAAAAAATGGACGATGCCTATTCAGAATTGGAAAGCTGCCATGAATCGCTTTAGTATCATGTTTGAAGAGCGTGTAACCAAGTATTTTTAA
- a CDS encoding putative DNA modification/repair radical SAM protein encodes MSERIREKLQILADAAKYDVSCSSSGSNRKNKDKGLGNTGSGICHSYTEDGRCVSLLKVLFSNICIYDCAYCVSRRSNDVKRAAFTVQEVVDLTINFYRRNYIEGLFLSSGIFKSADHTMERMLQVVKKLRLEENFNGYIHLKTIPGASPELITEAGLYADRMSINLEMPTADGLQKFAPEKSHSEVQKDLGIVRDRLIQFKDERKIIKTVPKFVPAGQTTQMVVGAHHETDQDVILMADRHYKEFKLKRVYYSGYIPINSEDQALPAIGSAPPLLRENRLYQTDWLMRFYEFDAHELVDDEHPNLELDVDPKLAWALRHPEQFPVDINTAEYRMILRVPGIGVRSARKVIQARRFGSIHIDQLKRMGIAYNRAQHFIRCADTPKFIKEMLPSQIRQQILLAGQSKYNAQLSPQLGLGF; translated from the coding sequence ATGTCTGAACGTATTCGCGAGAAACTGCAAATTCTGGCTGATGCCGCCAAATATGATGTATCCTGCTCATCAAGTGGCAGTAATCGAAAAAATAAGGATAAAGGACTCGGAAATACCGGTTCCGGGATCTGTCATAGCTATACTGAAGACGGTCGTTGTGTCTCTCTGCTTAAAGTCTTATTTTCAAATATCTGTATTTACGACTGTGCTTACTGTGTTTCAAGGCGTTCAAATGATGTGAAACGTGCTGCCTTTACTGTGCAGGAAGTCGTAGATCTTACTATTAATTTTTATCGTCGTAACTATATTGAAGGCCTGTTTCTAAGTTCAGGGATTTTTAAATCGGCTGACCATACTATGGAACGCATGTTGCAGGTGGTTAAAAAGCTTCGGTTAGAAGAAAATTTTAATGGATATATACACTTAAAGACTATTCCAGGAGCTTCACCTGAACTGATTACAGAAGCTGGACTATATGCTGACCGGATGAGTATTAATCTGGAAATGCCAACAGCAGATGGACTACAAAAGTTTGCACCTGAGAAAAGTCACAGTGAGGTGCAGAAAGATCTGGGAATTGTCCGTGACCGGCTTATCCAGTTTAAGGATGAGCGTAAAATTATTAAAACAGTACCCAAATTTGTTCCGGCAGGTCAAACCACACAAATGGTTGTCGGGGCGCATCATGAAACTGATCAGGACGTGATTTTAATGGCAGACCGCCATTATAAAGAGTTTAAACTGAAGCGTGTCTATTATTCTGGTTATATTCCAATTAACTCTGAAGATCAGGCTTTACCTGCCATTGGATCAGCACCACCATTATTACGTGAAAACCGGTTATACCAGACTGACTGGCTCATGCGCTTTTATGAGTTCGATGCTCATGAACTGGTTGATGACGAACATCCGAACCTTGAACTGGATGTAGACCCAAAATTGGCTTGGGCACTACGTCATCCTGAACAGTTTCCGGTAGATATTAATACGGCTGAATATAGAATGATCTTGCGCGTGCCGGGTATTGGCGTACGTTCTGCAAGAAAGGTCATCCAGGCGCGGCGCTTTGGCAGTATTCATATTGATCAGCTTAAACGCATGGGGATTGCTTATAATCGGGCCCAGCACTTTATTCGCTGTGCAGATACACCCAAATTTATCAAAGAAATGTTGCCGAGCCAGATCAGGCAGCAGATTCTGCTGGCCGGCCAGTCCAAATACAATGCACAGCTCTCTCCACAATTAGGACTAGGCTTTTAA
- a CDS encoding YeeE/YedE family protein: MNLVAEKSNRSQVTVWVALLLLLIGAMSAYQIVGLNQALLLLIGGALGMTLYHASFGFTSSWRVFIKERRGRGLRAQMIMLALAVLLFFPALGAGQLFGQPVTGFVSPLSTSVVIGAFIFGIGMQLGGGCASGTLYTVGGGSARMVVTLIFFCLGSLLATLHLDWWFNLPHLAPVSVVKSLGVMPALLLNFALFAVIALATVYFEKKRHGALEIGSPPSEFGWKRFLRGPWPLVWGGILLTLLNFATLALAGRPWGVTSALAVWAAKAASLGGIDVASWAYWQQPANAKALTEPLWFDVTSMMNFGIMLGALLAASLAGKFAPNFNIPRRSLLAAVLGGILLGYGARLAYGCNIGAYFSGIASGSLHGWLWLIFAFLGNTIGVKLRPVFFPEEAPQPEKLTSC; encoded by the coding sequence ATGAATCTTGTTGCTGAAAAATCCAATCGTTCTCAAGTTACGGTCTGGGTCGCTTTGCTGCTGCTGTTAATTGGTGCAATGAGTGCATACCAGATTGTTGGCTTGAATCAAGCCCTGCTGCTTCTCATTGGTGGAGCATTAGGGATGACACTCTACCATGCATCCTTTGGCTTCACTTCCAGCTGGCGCGTTTTTATCAAGGAGCGTCGAGGTCGTGGTTTGCGTGCGCAAATGATCATGCTGGCACTGGCTGTATTACTATTTTTTCCTGCTTTAGGAGCTGGCCAGCTTTTTGGTCAGCCGGTAACCGGTTTTGTGTCTCCACTTTCCACTTCGGTTGTGATTGGTGCTTTTATTTTTGGTATAGGCATGCAATTAGGGGGTGGTTGCGCATCTGGAACGCTTTATACGGTCGGTGGCGGTAGTGCCCGCATGGTGGTTACCCTGATATTTTTCTGTCTGGGTTCCCTGTTGGCAACCTTGCATCTGGACTGGTGGTTTAACCTGCCGCACTTGGCGCCTGTCTCTGTTGTTAAAAGTTTGGGGGTAATGCCTGCTTTACTTTTGAACTTTGCTCTCTTTGCAGTCATCGCGCTGGCAACTGTTTATTTTGAGAAAAAGCGCCATGGTGCATTAGAAATCGGCTCTCCCCCATCAGAGTTTGGCTGGAAACGCTTTTTACGTGGTCCCTGGCCACTGGTTTGGGGCGGGATTTTATTGACCTTACTGAACTTTGCCACATTGGCCTTGGCTGGCAGGCCTTGGGGAGTAACCTCGGCTTTAGCTGTATGGGCTGCCAAAGCAGCTAGTCTGGGTGGTATAGATGTCGCCTCATGGGCATATTGGCAACAACCTGCCAATGCTAAAGCCCTTACTGAACCACTCTGGTTTGATGTAACCTCCATGATGAACTTCGGTATCATGCTGGGTGCATTGCTGGCTGCGAGTCTGGCCGGTAAGTTTGCTCCTAACTTCAACATACCGCGTCGTTCACTGCTGGCTGCAGTTCTGGGCGGTATCTTGCTGGGCTATGGTGCCCGCTTGGCATATGGCTGCAACATTGGTGCCTATTTCAGTGGGATTGCTTCAGGTAGTTTACATGGATGGTTATGGCTGATCTTTGCCTTCTTAGGTAATACTATTGGTGTAAAACTACGTCCTGTCTTCTTTCCAGAGGAAGCACCCCAACCAGAAAAATTGACTAGCTGCTAA
- the lipA gene encoding lipoyl synthase, with amino-acid sequence MSENRKPEQGIKLRGAEKVARIPVKVVPTVEVPRKPDWIRVKMTAPEEVQRIKTTLRSQKLHTVCEEAACPNLPECFGGGTATFMIMGDICTRRCPFCDVAHGRPNALDADEPRHMAETIANLGLKYAVITSVDRDDLLDGGAQHFVDCIKEARQLSPNTLLEILVPDFRGRLDIALRIMTECPPDVFNHNIETVPRLYKAMRPGSDYQHSLNLLKMFKEYCPDIPTKCGLMVGIGEKEEEVIALLDDLRAHDVDYITIGQYLQPSKQHAPIDRFVTPEEFERYAEHGRKLGFRNIWSAPMVRSSYFADRQYYGEPVPEVRRKTDPAKKIAVQTIEA; translated from the coding sequence ATGTCTGAAAACCGTAAACCAGAACAGGGTATTAAACTTCGTGGCGCAGAAAAGGTCGCTAGAATACCTGTAAAAGTTGTACCTACGGTTGAAGTGCCTCGTAAACCGGACTGGATCCGGGTGAAGATGACTGCACCAGAAGAAGTTCAACGTATCAAAACAACTTTACGTTCGCAAAAACTGCATACTGTATGTGAAGAGGCTGCCTGCCCGAACCTGCCAGAATGCTTTGGTGGCGGTACAGCAACCTTTATGATTATGGGTGACATCTGTACCCGACGCTGTCCATTTTGTGATGTTGCTCACGGCCGTCCAAATGCATTAGATGCAGATGAGCCACGCCATATGGCAGAAACAATTGCAAATTTGGGTCTAAAATATGCAGTTATCACTTCAGTTGACCGTGATGACTTACTTGATGGCGGCGCACAGCATTTTGTTGACTGTATTAAAGAAGCACGTCAGCTTAGTCCAAATACCTTACTTGAAATTCTGGTTCCAGATTTTCGTGGCCGTCTGGATATTGCATTACGTATTATGACTGAATGTCCGCCGGATGTGTTTAACCATAATATTGAAACTGTGCCACGTTTATATAAAGCAATGCGCCCGGGTTCAGATTATCAGCACTCTTTAAACCTGTTAAAAATGTTTAAAGAATACTGCCCTGATATTCCAACTAAATGTGGGCTAATGGTGGGTATTGGTGAAAAAGAAGAGGAAGTAATTGCTCTTCTAGATGACCTTCGTGCGCATGATGTAGATTATATCACTATTGGTCAGTATCTACAGCCTTCCAAACAGCATGCACCGATTGACCGATTTGTCACGCCAGAAGAATTTGAGCGTTATGCTGAACATGGCCGTAAGCTTGGCTTTAGAAATATCTGGTCAGCACCTATGGTACGTTCAAGCTATTTTGCAGATCGCCAGTATTATGGTGAACCGGTTCCTGAAGTGCGTCGCAAAACAGATCCAGCAAAAAAAATTGCAGTTCAAACGATTGAAGCCTAA
- a CDS encoding acyl-CoA dehydrogenase, which translates to MLFILSILLQLITIWAIFFYGLSRVTGAITMIGAVIITAVISPWSLILGIPFLLLSLVLLVNSLRMNLITRPAFDRLSNAMPSISTTEREALEAGTSWWEKELFMGAPDWDQFDRYPYPHLSEEEQSFLDHEVEQLCDMLDEWQIHHHDKDLPEHVWQFIKEKGFLGLIIPKIYGGLEFTAFAQSRIMSKIASRSMTAAVSCMVPNSLGPGELLMHYGTEEQKERYLPGLANGTEIPCFGLTSPEAGSDAGAIPDTGVVCYGEYDGEQVLGLKINFSKRWITLAPIATVVGLAFKLFDPDGLLGDKNKNEYGITCALIPASHPGIEIGPRHYPGSPFMNGTVDGKDVFIPIDWIIGGPKNAGKGWRMLMECLGVGRGISLPALSTAAGEMCYLTVGAFARIRQQFKLSVGKFEGVQEATSDIASDAYMLEAFRYMVTCGLNQGGTPAVMTAMAKHYATETMRKVVNHGMDVVGGRAIQLGPRNFLALQYQAVPVSITVEGANILTRSLMIFGQGSMRCHPYLFEELQLLQSPDKTGALNKFNEMLYHHLGYTLNRGARALAYAFTGGSSRAAFTADDFTLPYYKLVNRFSACFALTADMSLGLLAGDIKRKEMLSGRLADIHSYLFIATSILKYYERGSRTEAEQDHAQLALEKAFHQVQEAFYGLFANFPVPAAAGLVKLVCFPFGRPVAKPNDKLKQQVAQWIMMENPFREQLKAHVYYNVREDDVNGRLESTFKMLLQIEPLWDRFKKAESKGQFVGLTFEEHVEDAVSRGFITDEEAEQLIRYNAKRFDSMLTDNFDMQLKEAFALTNPHLPEHLEVKHEGGMTSV; encoded by the coding sequence ATGCTATTTATTCTGAGCATTTTGCTACAGCTGATTACCATATGGGCCATATTTTTTTATGGGTTATCCAGAGTTACGGGTGCCATAACAATGATCGGAGCTGTCATTATTACAGCTGTGATCAGTCCATGGTCCTTAATTTTGGGGATACCGTTCCTTCTACTTAGCCTGGTGTTACTTGTTAATTCATTACGTATGAATCTCATCACACGTCCGGCTTTTGACCGGTTAAGTAATGCGATGCCGAGTATTAGCACAACCGAACGCGAAGCATTAGAGGCCGGTACCAGCTGGTGGGAAAAAGAACTGTTTATGGGCGCGCCAGACTGGGATCAGTTTGACCGTTATCCTTATCCGCATCTATCTGAAGAAGAACAGTCTTTTCTTGACCATGAAGTCGAACAACTTTGTGACATGCTAGATGAATGGCAAATTCATCATCATGATAAAGACCTGCCAGAACACGTTTGGCAGTTTATTAAAGAGAAAGGCTTTTTAGGTCTAATCATACCTAAAATTTATGGTGGACTGGAATTTACGGCTTTTGCACAAAGCCGGATTATGAGCAAAATTGCTTCACGCTCCATGACGGCGGCAGTAAGCTGTATGGTACCTAACTCACTTGGGCCAGGTGAACTGTTAATGCACTACGGCACTGAAGAGCAGAAGGAACGTTATTTACCAGGGTTAGCTAATGGTACTGAAATTCCATGTTTCGGTCTGACCAGCCCGGAAGCAGGTTCTGATGCCGGTGCTATCCCCGATACCGGTGTAGTTTGCTATGGCGAGTATGACGGTGAGCAGGTACTCGGCTTAAAAATAAATTTTTCCAAACGCTGGATTACTCTAGCACCCATTGCAACTGTGGTCGGTCTGGCTTTTAAGCTGTTTGATCCAGACGGATTGCTTGGTGATAAAAACAAAAATGAATATGGAATTACCTGTGCCCTGATTCCAGCCAGCCATCCCGGTATAGAAATTGGACCGCGCCATTATCCGGGCTCGCCTTTTATGAATGGTACAGTCGATGGTAAGGATGTATTCATTCCAATTGACTGGATTATCGGCGGACCCAAAAATGCAGGTAAAGGCTGGCGCATGCTGATGGAATGCCTGGGAGTTGGCCGTGGTATTTCCTTGCCTGCCCTCTCTACCGCAGCAGGCGAAATGTGTTACCTGACTGTCGGTGCTTTTGCCCGCATTCGTCAGCAGTTTAAACTTTCAGTCGGGAAGTTTGAAGGTGTACAGGAAGCGACGAGTGATATTGCCAGTGATGCCTATATGCTGGAAGCTTTCCGTTATATGGTCACCTGTGGTTTGAACCAGGGTGGCACGCCAGCTGTCATGACGGCAATGGCAAAACATTATGCAACAGAAACCATGCGTAAAGTAGTCAATCATGGCATGGACGTAGTCGGTGGTCGTGCAATTCAACTTGGACCCCGCAACTTTTTGGCTCTACAGTATCAGGCAGTTCCTGTATCCATTACTGTAGAGGGGGCAAATATTCTAACCCGCTCCCTAATGATTTTTGGACAGGGCTCAATGCGTTGCCATCCTTATCTGTTTGAAGAATTACAGCTATTGCAATCTCCAGATAAGACTGGTGCCTTAAACAAGTTTAATGAAATGCTTTATCATCACTTAGGCTATACCTTAAACCGGGGTGCACGGGCATTGGCCTACGCATTTACAGGTGGTTCTTCACGTGCAGCTTTTACAGCCGATGATTTTACTCTACCGTACTATAAGCTGGTTAACCGTTTTAGTGCCTGCTTTGCCTTAACTGCCGATATGTCTTTGGGTTTACTTGCTGGTGATATCAAACGCAAAGAAATGCTGTCTGGCCGTCTGGCTGATATCCACTCCTATCTATTCATTGCGACTTCTATTTTAAAATATTATGAACGTGGCAGTAGGACTGAAGCTGAACAGGATCACGCACAACTGGCTCTGGAAAAAGCGTTTCATCAGGTACAAGAGGCTTTTTACGGTCTATTTGCCAATTTTCCAGTGCCTGCAGCAGCCGGGCTGGTTAAACTGGTCTGCTTTCCCTTTGGTCGCCCTGTGGCCAAACCCAATGATAAGCTCAAACAACAGGTGGCTCAGTGGATTATGATGGAAAATCCGTTCCGCGAACAACTAAAAGCTCATGTTTACTATAATGTCCGAGAAGATGATGTAAATGGCCGACTAGAATCTACTTTTAAAATGCTGCTACAGATTGAACCGCTTTGGGACAGATTTAAAAAAGCTGAATCCAAGGGACAGTTTGTCGGTTTAACTTTTGAAGAGCATGTAGAAGATGCGGTCAGCAGGGGCTTTATTACTGATGAAGAAGCTGAACAACTTATCCGCTATAATGCCAAGCGTTTTGACAGTATGCTTACAGATAACTTTGATATGCAGTTAAAAGAAGCCTTTGCATTAACCAATCCACATCTGCCTGAACATCTTGAAGTCAAGCATGAAGGTGGCATGACATCGGTCTAA
- a CDS encoding NAD(P)H-dependent flavin oxidoreductase, whose translation MNLIERLSLKHSIFLAPMAGVSTPELAAEVSNAGALGSLGLGANTVEQAREQILKTQQLTRQPFQLNFFCHRSKILDQDTAQEWIEYLEPHFRKFDASAPNELKNIYPSFKDSDDYLNLVLETCPAAVSFHFGIPHPHQIEALKKAKILTMVSATNLAEAKAIAEAGIDVIIAQGVEAGGHRGCFNPHRDSAIKTTDLVRLILQYLDLPVVAAGGIMNGRQAQQCLALGAQAVQLGTAFVQCPSSNANAAYREALFNRPLTQITSTISGRPARGLINAWHTEVDLVQRPSLPAYPYVYDIAKQLHQIASKQGHYEYGAFWAGSNVAQIRQLNAVDLINLLNLEINQATHLNSD comes from the coding sequence ATGAATCTGATCGAAAGACTTAGCTTGAAACACTCTATTTTCTTGGCGCCTATGGCAGGTGTAAGTACACCCGAGCTGGCGGCTGAAGTCTCTAATGCCGGAGCTTTGGGCTCATTAGGCCTAGGAGCCAATACAGTTGAGCAGGCACGTGAACAGATTTTAAAAACACAACAGCTAACCCGACAGCCCTTTCAGCTTAATTTTTTTTGTCATCGCTCTAAAATACTGGATCAGGATACTGCACAAGAATGGATTGAATATCTAGAACCGCACTTTAGAAAATTTGATGCCTCTGCGCCTAACGAGTTAAAAAATATCTATCCAAGCTTTAAGGACTCAGATGATTATCTTAATCTTGTTTTAGAGACTTGCCCAGCAGCCGTCAGTTTTCATTTTGGTATTCCACACCCACATCAAATTGAAGCACTTAAAAAAGCAAAGATTTTAACTATGGTTTCTGCAACCAATCTGGCGGAAGCAAAAGCAATTGCAGAAGCAGGGATTGATGTCATTATTGCTCAAGGGGTAGAGGCCGGTGGACATCGTGGCTGCTTTAACCCGCATCGTGACAGCGCCATTAAAACGACTGACTTGGTACGCTTAATTTTACAATATCTTGATTTACCAGTCGTAGCAGCGGGCGGAATCATGAACGGCCGCCAGGCACAGCAATGTCTTGCACTTGGTGCTCAAGCTGTACAGTTAGGAACTGCCTTCGTGCAATGTCCAAGCTCAAATGCCAATGCAGCCTATCGCGAAGCTTTATTTAACCGGCCTCTTACTCAAATTACCTCAACTATTTCAGGACGCCCGGCACGCGGCCTGATTAATGCATGGCATACCGAAGTTGATCTGGTTCAGCGGCCAAGTCTACCCGCCTATCCATATGTTTATGATATTGCAAAACAACTGCATCAAATTGCATCCAAACAGGGTCATTATGAGTATGGGGCATTCTGGGCCGGCAGTAATGTTGCCCAGATTCGACAGCTAAATGCTGTTGACCTGATTAACCTGCTAAATCTTGAAATTAATCAGGCCACTCATTTAAATTCAGATTAA